One genomic segment of Salinigranum rubrum includes these proteins:
- a CDS encoding lipopolysaccharide biosynthesis protein, translating to MVPDGDLTERAVKSGLWASAITAGNRGLQIVTLVVIAGLLGPTALGLLGIALLTLAVLEVFSNLGMDAALIQRREANVDAYLDTAWVMQVVRGVVLAVVAWTIAPHAAVFFGEPRSVDLIRAIGFSPLLLGLRNPAVMYFQKNLEFHRQFGYQLSGTVVDVSVALVLAITTGSVWALVLGKLAGDVTRTLVSYLIHDYRPSVRADLSKGRELFGYGKWIMGASITAFLLGQGDDVFVGWFLGATALGLYQLAYRLANAPATEITKVISSTMFPTYSKLQDDRSAVRAAYFRVLQFTSFLTFPMSVGILVTAPLFVTGFLGEEWLPMVPVLQVLTLWGLLLSVGANVGPLFRALGRPDLETKVKVWKLLVVALLIYPATDAYGVVGTAGAVIVASLLTSEPLANYWGLKLIDGTVRQFARTLAYPTATSLAMGGVVYAVRESVTLAPAVEFVVLVVVGMAAYAGAVLVVESTTDYDVGSMLSLIRRNLA from the coding sequence ATGGTTCCGGACGGTGATCTCACGGAACGAGCTGTCAAGAGCGGGCTGTGGGCGTCGGCGATCACCGCCGGGAACCGCGGTCTCCAGATCGTCACCCTCGTCGTCATCGCCGGGCTGCTCGGTCCGACGGCGCTCGGACTCCTCGGCATCGCGCTGCTCACCCTCGCCGTGCTCGAAGTGTTCTCGAACCTCGGGATGGACGCGGCACTCATCCAGCGTCGGGAGGCGAACGTCGACGCGTATCTCGACACCGCGTGGGTGATGCAGGTCGTCCGTGGGGTCGTGCTGGCCGTCGTCGCGTGGACGATTGCCCCGCACGCGGCCGTGTTCTTCGGCGAGCCACGGAGCGTCGACCTGATACGCGCGATCGGGTTCTCGCCGCTCCTCTTGGGACTGCGGAATCCGGCCGTGATGTACTTCCAGAAGAACCTGGAGTTCCACCGCCAGTTCGGCTACCAGCTGTCGGGAACGGTCGTCGACGTGAGCGTCGCGCTCGTGCTGGCGATTACGACGGGGAGCGTCTGGGCACTCGTCCTCGGGAAGCTCGCGGGCGACGTGACCCGGACGCTCGTGTCGTATCTCATCCACGACTACCGGCCGTCGGTCCGTGCGGACCTGAGTAAGGGGCGCGAGCTGTTCGGCTACGGCAAGTGGATCATGGGCGCGTCCATCACGGCGTTCCTGCTCGGCCAGGGTGACGACGTCTTCGTCGGTTGGTTCCTCGGTGCGACGGCGCTCGGGCTCTACCAGCTCGCGTACCGCCTGGCGAACGCCCCCGCGACCGAAATCACGAAAGTAATCTCCTCGACGATGTTCCCGACGTACTCGAAGCTACAGGACGACCGGTCCGCGGTTCGGGCGGCGTACTTCCGCGTCCTGCAGTTCACGAGCTTCCTCACCTTCCCGATGAGCGTCGGAATCCTGGTGACCGCACCGCTGTTCGTCACCGGTTTCCTCGGCGAGGAGTGGTTGCCCATGGTGCCGGTGCTGCAGGTACTCACGCTGTGGGGGCTGCTGCTCTCGGTCGGCGCGAACGTCGGCCCGCTGTTCCGTGCGCTCGGGCGTCCGGACCTCGAGACGAAGGTGAAGGTCTGGAAGCTCCTCGTGGTCGCGCTCTTGATCTACCCTGCGACGGACGCGTACGGCGTCGTCGGAACCGCAGGTGCGGTCATCGTCGCCTCGCTCCTCACCTCCGAGCCGCTGGCCAACTACTGGGGGCTGAAGCTCATCGACGGGACGGTCAGACAGTTCGCGCGGACGCTGGCGTACCCGACGGCGACGAGCCTCGCGATGGGCGGCGTCGTCTACGCGGTTCGCGAGAGCGTCACGCTGGCACCCGCCGTCGAGTTCGTCGTCCTCGTCGTCGTCGGAATGGCCGCGTACGCCGGGGCGGTCCTGGTCGTGGAGTCGACGACAGACTACGACGTCGGCTCGATGCTCTCGCTCATCCGGCGGAACCTCGCGTGA
- a CDS encoding sulfatase-like hydrolase/transferase, which produces MKRNVVLICLDTVRKDYFDRFAPRLSAAANVSYEQCRTASAWSTPSHASMLTGTLPHEHGVHTHNRDFSTLAREDTVIGDLTREGYAALGVSANLFVGPRYGFDTLFDRFTPVTPDVVFQDAWEPLDVEGTGVRRGLNYVRAARDRNQLGKYTANVAAHRVNQILKRLPVSFQDKGGAAVSREALGQIRETEGPFVQFVNFMDAHQPHHPFRGIDDSLHAVPRGWTSADDFYRVKWDINREGRVEENREFLDRFEQLYGASVEYLDRLVVDFIDQVRAETDGNTTFVVTADHGENLGGAADGYLFEHTSSLSEGLLHVPCVVVDAPTDDERVVTETVSHLQLRELLVGLARGELPDISRDRIAAEVVGLSPGTVDLTADEEAYFDRMLRAVYEGDRKYVWDSQGNALAYRLDCERPSWQELTEEDVRPPEWASAFFPGDITTAKERARDGASEGRETVDSFAEARLRDLGYL; this is translated from the coding sequence ATGAAACGGAACGTCGTCCTGATCTGTCTCGACACGGTCAGGAAGGACTACTTCGACCGGTTCGCCCCACGGCTCTCGGCGGCGGCGAACGTCTCCTACGAGCAGTGTCGGACCGCATCCGCGTGGAGTACACCCAGCCACGCATCGATGCTGACCGGGACGCTCCCGCACGAGCACGGCGTCCACACCCACAACAGGGACTTCTCGACGCTCGCACGCGAGGACACCGTCATCGGCGACCTGACGCGCGAGGGGTACGCTGCGCTCGGGGTGAGCGCGAACCTCTTCGTCGGCCCCCGATACGGCTTCGACACGCTGTTCGACCGGTTCACGCCTGTCACACCCGACGTCGTCTTCCAGGACGCGTGGGAACCGCTCGACGTGGAAGGAACGGGCGTCAGGCGCGGGCTCAACTACGTTCGTGCGGCTCGCGACCGGAACCAACTCGGCAAGTACACCGCGAACGTGGCGGCACACCGGGTCAACCAGATCCTGAAGCGCCTCCCGGTCTCCTTCCAGGACAAAGGAGGCGCCGCGGTCTCCCGTGAGGCGCTCGGACAGATTCGCGAGACCGAGGGCCCCTTCGTCCAGTTCGTCAACTTCATGGACGCCCACCAGCCGCACCACCCGTTCCGGGGCATCGACGACTCGCTTCACGCCGTTCCCCGCGGGTGGACCTCCGCCGACGACTTCTACCGCGTCAAGTGGGATATCAACCGCGAGGGACGGGTCGAAGAGAACCGCGAGTTCCTCGACCGGTTCGAGCAACTGTACGGTGCCTCCGTCGAGTACCTCGACCGGCTCGTCGTCGACTTCATCGACCAAGTCCGTGCGGAGACGGACGGCAACACGACGTTCGTCGTCACTGCGGACCACGGTGAAAACCTGGGAGGGGCGGCCGACGGCTACCTGTTCGAGCACACGTCGAGCCTCTCGGAGGGGCTGTTGCACGTCCCCTGCGTCGTCGTCGACGCGCCGACCGATGACGAGCGCGTCGTCACCGAGACTGTCTCACACCTCCAGTTGCGGGAGTTGCTCGTCGGCCTCGCGCGCGGAGAACTCCCGGACATCTCTCGGGACCGCATCGCCGCCGAGGTGGTCGGCCTCTCGCCCGGCACGGTCGACCTCACCGCCGACGAGGAGGCGTACTTCGACCGTATGCTCCGGGCAGTCTACGAGGGGGACCGGAAGTACGTCTGGGATTCACAGGGGAACGCGCTCGCGTACCGACTCGACTGCGAGCGGCCGTCCTGGCAGGAACTGACCGAGGAGGACGTCCGGCCACCCGAGTGGGCTTCGGCGTTCTTCCCCGGAGACATCACGACGGCGAAGGAACGGGCCCGGGACGGCGCTTCCGAGGGACGAGAGACGGTCGACTCGTTCGCCGAGGCCCGACTCCGCGATCTGGGGTATCTCTGA
- a CDS encoding sulfatase-like hydrolase/transferase: MNSAPHVVLLTIDCWRYDRCGFNGYSRPTTPALDELAGESFVFDRAFATGSVTAGSFPGILAGHHSYDGSVNSRHPRSEVQGIPPGSETLASHFRTNGYRTVATVTNAHLLPSLNFDAGFDEFDNVEVGDRDDEGGDESSVGDDREREGETDSGSRGPTMGDVFQELRRRLRWEQGSASLLRNPYALPFVAYRFNQLQNWPSPPAASVIDAFTQQLDDAFESGTPVFGWTHLMDLHAPIHPAQVNEGGLVSTARFEAFRCDVERLCNVYSPGYNAMYDSVVRYIDGQIAALVAHLKERGVWENTVLVVTGDHGEALGDRGFYGHPAHYMYDELLHVPLLVRAPMGIGRRLDGPFSLGWLHELVSDVAGVPRGQFPAESGRTSHVTDEGDEDAVVVSDALDDLGHSIVTRNGAWKYWRVCDARKEWVYIDLDEENPTTWDWTEEGTAFRVDSDRTERHPLPGGVAPEALSRLADDLETTNADRPKLRVEYDSDVEDRLKQLGYQM, translated from the coding sequence ATGAACTCAGCTCCACACGTTGTTCTCCTCACTATCGACTGCTGGCGGTACGACAGATGTGGGTTCAACGGATATTCGAGACCGACGACGCCGGCGCTCGACGAACTGGCGGGCGAGTCGTTCGTGTTCGACCGCGCGTTCGCGACGGGGAGTGTCACCGCGGGGTCGTTCCCCGGTATCCTCGCCGGGCACCACTCGTACGACGGATCGGTCAACAGCCGACATCCCCGGTCCGAGGTTCAGGGGATACCGCCCGGTAGCGAAACCCTCGCGAGCCACTTTCGGACGAACGGCTACCGGACCGTCGCGACGGTCACCAATGCACATCTCCTGCCGAGTCTGAATTTCGACGCCGGGTTCGACGAGTTCGACAACGTCGAGGTGGGCGACCGAGACGACGAGGGCGGTGACGAGTCGTCGGTCGGCGACGACCGCGAGCGCGAAGGAGAGACGGACAGCGGGTCGCGCGGGCCGACCATGGGCGACGTCTTCCAGGAACTCCGCCGCCGCCTCCGCTGGGAGCAGGGGTCCGCGTCGCTCCTCCGGAACCCGTACGCCCTGCCCTTCGTCGCCTACCGGTTCAACCAACTCCAGAACTGGCCGAGCCCGCCGGCCGCGTCGGTGATCGACGCCTTCACCCAACAGCTGGACGACGCCTTCGAGTCGGGCACACCCGTGTTCGGCTGGACGCACCTGATGGACCTCCACGCGCCGATCCACCCCGCGCAGGTCAACGAGGGAGGGCTGGTCTCGACCGCTCGCTTCGAGGCGTTCCGCTGTGACGTCGAACGGCTCTGTAACGTGTACAGCCCGGGATACAACGCGATGTACGACAGCGTCGTCCGGTACATCGACGGCCAGATCGCCGCGCTGGTCGCCCACCTGAAAGAGCGGGGCGTGTGGGAGAACACCGTCCTCGTGGTGACGGGCGACCACGGCGAGGCGCTCGGTGACCGCGGGTTCTACGGCCACCCGGCCCACTACATGTACGACGAACTCCTCCACGTGCCCCTGCTGGTCCGGGCGCCGATGGGTATCGGGAGGCGCCTCGACGGGCCGTTCTCGCTCGGCTGGCTCCACGAACTCGTCTCCGACGTCGCGGGCGTTCCCCGTGGGCAGTTCCCCGCCGAGAGCGGTCGGACCTCCCACGTCACCGACGAAGGTGACGAGGACGCCGTCGTGGTGTCGGACGCGCTCGACGACCTCGGCCACAGCATCGTGACGCGGAACGGTGCGTGGAAGTACTGGCGGGTCTGCGACGCGAGAAAGGAGTGGGTGTACATCGACCTCGACGAGGAGAACCCGACGACGTGGGACTGGACCGAGGAGGGGACGGCGTTCAGAGTCGACTCCGACCGGACCGAACGGCACCCGCTCCCGGGAGGGGTGGCGCCGGAGGCCCTCTCGCGGCTCGCGGACGACCTCGAAACGACGAACGCTGACCGTCCCAAACTCCGCGTCGAGTACGACTCGGACGTCGAGGACCGGCTCAAACAACTCGGCTACCAGATGTAG
- a CDS encoding T9SS type A sorting domain-containing protein translates to MSVHAVSVLAALLVVLSGTAVGGVPLELQTTGAYAVVTENSVHTPVETVRLGETSVDVSATSPHDGYEPLNVTVVAPADEAVRVELFDANGDRRTALTPSADGTVSIPTDALSSGTYYIAVRAEGQIRAAERAVVSRHDVTFSAIESASTADELRFRIGIIPGGDIPYRDVEVVATDGTDEVVVSATEVRLGLYEATVDRTSLPPGEHAVYARLVGRPGPYVGMSDAVAVTVEGEASQEGQSVTTGTVTDVATEDAESLSTTDGVGVTTTRFPETGVVLLLALLLAGGVMYRVRRRR, encoded by the coding sequence ATGAGCGTCCACGCCGTGTCGGTCCTCGCGGCCCTCCTCGTCGTTCTCTCGGGGACAGCCGTCGGAGGTGTTCCGCTGGAACTGCAGACTACTGGGGCGTACGCCGTCGTCACCGAGAACAGCGTCCACACGCCGGTCGAGACCGTCCGACTCGGCGAGACCAGTGTCGACGTCTCCGCGACGTCCCCCCACGACGGGTACGAACCCCTCAACGTCACCGTCGTCGCCCCCGCGGACGAGGCGGTCCGCGTCGAACTGTTCGACGCGAACGGGGACCGGCGGACGGCCCTCACGCCCAGCGCGGACGGAACCGTCTCGATTCCGACCGACGCCCTGTCGTCGGGAACGTACTACATCGCCGTTCGAGCCGAGGGCCAGATTCGGGCCGCCGAACGGGCGGTCGTCTCGCGGCACGACGTGACGTTCTCCGCTATCGAGTCCGCGTCGACCGCCGACGAACTCCGGTTCCGCATCGGCATCATCCCCGGTGGCGACATCCCCTACCGCGACGTCGAGGTCGTCGCAACGGACGGCACCGACGAGGTGGTCGTGAGCGCGACCGAGGTTCGGCTCGGGCTCTACGAGGCGACGGTCGACCGAACGTCCCTCCCGCCGGGTGAACACGCCGTCTACGCGCGCCTCGTCGGGCGACCGGGTCCGTACGTCGGGATGAGCGACGCTGTCGCGGTCACCGTCGAGGGCGAGGCGAGCCAGGAGGGACAGTCCGTGACGACCGGGACGGTGACCGACGTTGCGACCGAAGACGCGGAGTCGCTCTCCACGACCGACGGGGTCGGAGTGACGACGACGCGGTTCCCCGAGACGGGAGTCGTACTCCTCCTCGCGCTCCTGCTAGCGGGGGGCGTGATGTACCGGGTGCGTCGGCGTCGCTGA
- a CDS encoding glycosyltransferase, which produces MKVLFAPYYASNPYQEALRESLDERGATVEPTVGGLFFTLFRSYLRNSDVDVLHVHWLHAYFHAPWRPLFYVRATMLFVELFVLRLLGVRVVWTLHNLTSHDFPYPETEKRLKRLFVTHFCDAVIAHCNAAIDQAIEEYGLDPTERAKMHVVPHGHYLDRYDTEGARADARAELDLPLDATVLLYFGIIRPYKNVPTLIETFSRVAGDDDYLLVAGNPHTDDVRGAVSRAARGDERVRTRLEYIPAEDVPTYMLAADAVVLPFRDTLTSGSAVLAMSFGRAFVSPRIGCLPELFGDDSEECGAVLYDPDDPNGLGTALRSLDSLDLEAMGAWNRERAAEFDWADIADRTTAVYRDVVRDRRGESA; this is translated from the coding sequence GTGAAGGTCCTCTTCGCTCCGTACTACGCGTCCAATCCGTACCAGGAAGCCCTCCGAGAGTCCCTCGATGAGCGTGGAGCGACCGTCGAACCCACCGTCGGTGGACTCTTTTTCACGCTCTTTCGGTCGTACCTCCGGAACTCGGACGTGGACGTCCTCCACGTCCACTGGCTCCACGCGTACTTCCACGCCCCGTGGCGTCCGCTGTTCTACGTGCGCGCGACCATGCTCTTCGTCGAACTCTTCGTCCTGCGACTGCTCGGCGTCCGCGTCGTCTGGACGCTCCACAACCTCACCTCGCACGACTTCCCCTATCCCGAGACCGAGAAGCGGCTCAAGCGACTGTTCGTCACGCACTTCTGCGACGCGGTGATCGCCCACTGCAACGCCGCTATCGACCAGGCGATCGAGGAGTACGGTCTCGACCCCACGGAGCGAGCGAAGATGCACGTCGTTCCGCACGGACACTATCTCGACCGGTACGACACCGAGGGCGCTCGGGCCGACGCGCGCGCGGAACTCGACCTCCCCCTCGATGCGACCGTGCTGCTGTACTTCGGCATCATCCGCCCGTACAAGAACGTCCCGACGCTGATCGAGACGTTCTCCCGGGTGGCCGGCGACGACGACTACCTCCTCGTCGCGGGGAACCCCCACACGGACGACGTGCGCGGGGCGGTCTCTCGTGCTGCCCGCGGGGACGAGCGCGTCCGCACGCGCCTCGAGTACATCCCCGCGGAGGACGTGCCGACGTACATGCTGGCCGCCGACGCCGTCGTCCTGCCCTTCCGCGACACGCTCACCTCCGGGAGCGCGGTCCTCGCGATGAGCTTCGGGAGGGCGTTCGTCTCGCCACGCATCGGCTGTCTACCCGAACTGTTCGGCGACGACAGCGAGGAGTGTGGCGCGGTCCTGTACGACCCCGACGACCCGAACGGCCTGGGGACGGCGCTTCGCTCGCTCGACTCGCTCGACCTCGAAGCGATGGGGGCGTGGAACCGCGAGCGCGCCGCCGAGTTCGACTGGGCGGACATCGCTGACCGCACCACAGCCGTCTACCGCGACGTCGTCCGCGACCGTCGCGGGGAGTCGGCGTAA
- a CDS encoding glycosyltransferase family 2 protein, whose amino-acid sequence MSPDVTESAASISTAEPSTLSGSSPNRTPPNRTASTSRPRYGGASDDTPDDVGVVVAMPAYNEEGTVGAVVDAVRPHADLVLVVDDGSDDDTAAEAARTGALVIRHPTNRGYGGALKTIFVEAAAREANHLVVIDADGQHTVSDIPRLVATQVETGANVVIGSRFVEGAATDAPLYRRFGLWVINTLTNLSLGTYRSSQRLSDAQSGFRAYDALVTRSLAADETIGDCMAASLDILYHVHRNGYTTAEVGTTITYDVDHASSQNPITQGFDLLSAIATTTVRDRPLLALGFPGVAVALLGLFVSFFLLAPAASLGLVAALSLVTLSGVGLCGLGFHRHRSTRPSRAGGSVSPSGSGSPHTLPED is encoded by the coding sequence GTGTCACCAGATGTCACCGAGTCGGCCGCGTCCATCTCGACGGCCGAACCATCCACTCTCTCCGGTTCCTCTCCGAATCGAACCCCTCCGAACCGAACCGCCTCGACCAGTCGACCCCGCTACGGGGGCGCGTCCGACGACACCCCGGACGACGTCGGCGTCGTCGTCGCGATGCCGGCGTACAACGAGGAGGGAACGGTCGGGGCAGTCGTCGACGCGGTCCGACCGCACGCCGACCTCGTCCTCGTCGTCGACGACGGCAGCGACGACGACACCGCAGCAGAGGCGGCGCGTACCGGCGCGCTCGTCATCCGACACCCGACGAACCGCGGCTACGGCGGCGCCCTGAAGACCATCTTCGTCGAGGCCGCCGCCCGCGAAGCGAACCACCTCGTCGTCATCGACGCCGACGGACAGCACACCGTCTCGGACATCCCCCGCCTCGTCGCCACGCAGGTCGAGACGGGTGCGAACGTCGTCATCGGGAGTCGGTTCGTCGAGGGGGCGGCGACCGACGCGCCGCTGTATCGCCGGTTCGGACTCTGGGTGATCAACACGCTGACGAACCTCAGCCTCGGCACGTACCGTTCGAGCCAGCGCCTCTCCGACGCACAGAGCGGCTTCCGCGCGTACGACGCTCTGGTCACCAGGTCGCTCGCCGCGGACGAGACCATCGGCGACTGCATGGCGGCGAGCCTGGACATCCTCTATCACGTCCACCGGAACGGCTACACGACCGCCGAGGTCGGGACGACCATCACCTACGACGTCGATCACGCCAGCAGCCAGAACCCCATCACGCAGGGGTTCGATCTGCTGTCGGCGATCGCCACGACGACGGTCCGCGACCGGCCGCTTCTGGCGCTCGGCTTCCCCGGCGTCGCCGTGGCACTCCTCGGACTGTTCGTCTCTTTCTTCCTCTTGGCACCGGCCGCGTCGCTCGGACTCGTCGCCGCCCTCTCGCTCGTCACGCTGAGCGGGGTCGGGCTGTGTGGACTCGGGTTTCACCGCCACCGCTCGACTCGGCCGAGTCGGGCTGGTGGGTCGGTGTCGCCATCCGGTTCGGGGTCTCCACACACCCTCCCCGAGGACTGA
- a CDS encoding AAA family ATPase, whose protein sequence is MTHAETLYEALCAEMSKVLIGNEPVVEGLTVALLTRGHVLVEGIPGVAKTTIANLFAIAMGLEYHRIQMTPDMLPADVTGSEVYDQRTSEFTIRPGPVFANIVLADEINRATPKTQSALLEAMQERQVTIGGETRRLPDPFMLIATQNPIEMEGTFRLPKAQNDRFQQKLIVEVLKGQDELDLINRFDDTPQLGPEAVSAVVTMADVRRAQREVEAIHVSDRLKEYILALVDATREHPDIEYGTSSRTTLAFLSTSKAYAAIDGRDYVVPDDVIRLAPSILRHRLTLSSEAELDGVTPEEIIDEIVSTVPVPGDAEDVPHDSLTSPSES, encoded by the coding sequence ATGACGCATGCGGAGACACTGTACGAGGCGCTCTGTGCGGAGATGAGCAAGGTCCTCATCGGCAACGAACCGGTCGTCGAGGGGCTGACTGTCGCGCTCCTCACCCGTGGACACGTCCTCGTCGAGGGGATTCCCGGGGTGGCGAAAACCACCATCGCCAACCTCTTCGCAATCGCGATGGGGCTCGAATACCATCGCATTCAGATGACACCGGACATGCTCCCCGCGGACGTCACCGGGTCGGAGGTGTACGACCAGCGGACGAGCGAGTTCACCATCCGACCGGGACCGGTCTTTGCGAACATCGTCCTCGCGGACGAGATCAACCGGGCGACGCCGAAGACACAGTCGGCGCTCCTGGAGGCGATGCAGGAGCGGCAGGTCACCATCGGCGGCGAGACCAGACGCCTCCCGGACCCGTTCATGCTCATCGCGACGCAGAACCCGATCGAGATGGAGGGGACGTTCCGACTGCCGAAGGCACAGAACGACCGGTTCCAGCAGAAGCTCATCGTCGAGGTGCTCAAAGGCCAGGACGAACTGGACCTCATCAACCGGTTCGACGACACGCCACAGCTGGGGCCCGAGGCCGTCTCGGCCGTGGTGACGATGGCCGACGTCCGTCGGGCCCAGCGGGAGGTCGAAGCCATCCACGTCAGCGACCGCCTCAAGGAGTACATCCTCGCGCTCGTCGACGCGACGCGCGAACACCCCGACATCGAGTACGGCACCTCCTCCCGTACGACGCTCGCGTTCCTCAGCACCAGCAAGGCGTACGCCGCCATCGACGGGCGCGATTACGTCGTCCCCGACGACGTGATTCGACTGGCGCCCTCCATCCTCCGACACCGCCTCACGCTCTCGTCGGAGGCAGAACTCGACGGCGTCACGCCGGAGGAGATCATCGACGAGATCGTCAGCACTGTCCCCGTCCCCGGCGACGCCGAAGACGTCCCTCACGACTCGTTGACGAGTCCCTCCGAGTCGTAG
- a CDS encoding DUF1616 domain-containing protein, translating into MNAMSLLAPLHRRGYVVPVDLAATAGLVVLAWSTAFLPVVRETPLRVPFGALLVLFLPGYALLAALFPRAKSPLATSETPKPDRLDGVDRVLLAIALSIALTALAGLSLSVTPWGFTVVPTALTLGVLTLVCCLVGGVRRARLPPADRFSPSLSSVSDVTQAAFVNAPRRTRFLNVLLVCGVVVAAGSIAYAAAAPNPTEPFSEFYLLSETGSTEPTTQGYALVPGSSATFRVGVVNHEGAPVDYTVVAVAQQVTVVDGRERVVAQTELERLTLRAAPGETREISHTIPAETNLGANQRVAYLLYKRVPPAFPTADTAYRHLFVTVDS; encoded by the coding sequence ATGAACGCGATGTCGCTCCTCGCTCCGCTTCACCGTCGGGGGTACGTGGTTCCGGTCGACCTGGCGGCGACGGCTGGGCTGGTCGTCCTCGCCTGGTCGACGGCGTTCCTCCCGGTCGTCCGTGAGACGCCGCTTCGGGTCCCGTTCGGCGCCCTCCTCGTGTTGTTCCTGCCCGGCTACGCCCTCCTCGCCGCGCTCTTCCCCCGGGCCAAGAGTCCGCTCGCGACGTCCGAGACGCCGAAACCGGACCGGCTCGACGGCGTGGACCGGGTACTCCTCGCCATCGCACTGAGCATCGCGCTCACCGCCCTCGCCGGTCTGTCCCTCTCCGTCACGCCGTGGGGGTTCACCGTGGTGCCGACGGCGCTCACGCTCGGCGTTCTCACGCTGGTGTGTTGCCTCGTCGGAGGGGTCCGACGCGCTCGCCTCCCGCCGGCCGACCGCTTCTCTCCCTCGCTGTCGAGCGTCTCAGACGTCACCCAGGCCGCGTTCGTGAACGCCCCGCGACGAACTCGGTTCCTGAACGTCCTCCTCGTCTGTGGTGTCGTCGTCGCCGCGGGGAGCATCGCGTACGCCGCCGCCGCTCCGAACCCGACCGAGCCGTTCAGCGAGTTCTACCTCCTCTCGGAGACGGGCAGTACGGAGCCGACGACGCAGGGGTACGCCCTCGTCCCCGGTAGCAGTGCGACGTTCCGCGTCGGCGTCGTCAACCACGAAGGGGCGCCCGTCGACTACACCGTCGTCGCCGTCGCCCAGCAGGTGACTGTCGTCGACGGACGCGAGCGTGTGGTCGCCCAGACGGAACTCGAACGGCTCACCCTCCGGGCCGCGCCGGGCGAAACCCGTGAGATCAGTCACACGATACCGGCGGAGACGAATCTCGGTGCGAACCAGCGCGTCGCGTACCTCCTCTACAAGCGCGTCCCGCCCGCCTTCCCGACGGCGGACACCGCGTACCGGCACCTGTTCGTGACCGTCGATTCCTGA
- a CDS encoding glycosyltransferase, with translation MTQITHPTQEQPVSETADDATPRPLNLLQVSTFFKPSWEAGGIARVCYEVAKRLAVHHDVTTYTTDGCQRRLDVPTDRPVEDEGMTIHYFRNLSTRLASHNASLPYTLPFRARRDVENYDVIHVHTLRTALAVAVCHYARKHDVPYVIEAHGTLVPKYSKLRSKRLFDRLFGRRILAGAEKVIALNRTEAQHYESYGVEPDRIEIVPNGLDLSEYSVPPATDTGFRERHGIPLDHRVVLYVGRLHDSKGLDLLVEAFERVRATRPDTTLVIVGPDDGAEASLRRAVAGAGLDEAVVFAGYVPWEEKLAALATADVFVTPRFTGFPMTFLEAGAAGLPVVTTFVEEELDWLHEQVGLVTAYDEAAFADAVGRLLDDEPMRTAYGEAGRRLVDDRFTWDAVVARLDALYRDCLLDS, from the coding sequence ATGACACAGATCACACACCCGACACAGGAACAACCCGTCTCCGAGACGGCCGACGACGCGACGCCACGACCGCTGAATCTGCTCCAGGTGAGCACGTTCTTCAAACCGTCCTGGGAGGCGGGCGGAATCGCCCGCGTGTGCTACGAGGTAGCGAAGCGACTCGCCGTCCACCACGACGTCACGACGTACACGACAGACGGCTGCCAGAGACGGCTCGACGTTCCCACCGACCGCCCGGTCGAGGACGAAGGGATGACGATTCACTACTTCAGGAACCTCTCGACGAGGCTGGCCAGTCACAACGCCTCGTTGCCGTACACGCTGCCGTTCCGTGCGCGGAGGGACGTCGAGAACTACGACGTCATCCACGTCCACACGCTGCGAACGGCCCTCGCCGTCGCTGTCTGTCACTACGCCCGCAAGCACGACGTGCCGTACGTCATCGAGGCCCACGGGACGCTCGTCCCGAAGTACAGCAAGCTCAGGTCGAAGCGGCTGTTCGACCGACTGTTCGGGCGGCGCATCCTCGCGGGTGCGGAGAAGGTGATCGCGCTGAACCGGACCGAGGCGCAACACTACGAGTCGTACGGGGTCGAGCCCGACCGGATCGAAATCGTCCCGAACGGGCTCGACCTCTCCGAGTACTCGGTCCCGCCGGCGACGGACACGGGCTTCCGCGAGCGACACGGAATCCCGCTCGACCATCGGGTGGTCCTCTACGTCGGCCGACTGCACGACAGCAAGGGGCTGGACCTGCTCGTCGAGGCGTTCGAGCGCGTGCGGGCGACGCGCCCCGACACGACGCTCGTCATCGTCGGGCCGGACGACGGCGCGGAGGCTAGTCTGCGACGGGCCGTCGCGGGCGCCGGACTCGACGAGGCGGTCGTCTTCGCGGGATACGTCCCCTGGGAGGAGAAACTCGCCGCGCTGGCGACCGCCGACGTGTTCGTCACGCCACGGTTCACCGGCTTCCCGATGACGTTTCTCGAAGCCGGGGCGGCCGGCCTCCCCGTCGTGACGACGTTCGTCGAGGAGGAACTCGACTGGCTCCACGAGCAGGTCGGCCTCGTGACGGCGTACGACGAGGCGGCGTTCGCCGACGCGGTCGGGCGACTCCTCGACGACGAGCCGATGCGAACCGCGTACGGCGAGGCGGGACGACGCCTCGTCGACGACCGATTCACCTGGGACGCCGTCGTCGCTCGACTCGACGCGCTCTACCGCGACTGTCTCCTCGACTCGTAG